In one Siniperca chuatsi isolate FFG_IHB_CAS linkage group LG14, ASM2008510v1, whole genome shotgun sequence genomic region, the following are encoded:
- the aff4 gene encoding AF4/FMR2 family member 4 isoform X2 produces MASQSGNMNREDRNVLRMKERERRNQEIQQGGGEAFPANSPLFPEPYKVSSKEDKLSSRIQSMLGNYDEMKEPIGDTLPKLGGKPSNSSSSSEEKSGPPLFGGDQRGVGSGGSSQSSKWTPVGPAAGGSSSGSQKRSGLQGGHSSQRGSGGSSGSSSSQRHGGEVREKKSSKHGGGSEHSKSHTSSPAKGSLSSSSSNSHLRSSLSAEQHHSKERYRSKSPRDREANWDSPSRVHTSFPSGQHSSQAFPPSLMSKPGSMLQKPTAYVRPMDGQETAEPKSSQAESYSGQSHSSTMGEMKSNSKTSLSKLKIPSQPVEGAGDANCVDEILKEMTQSWPPPLTAIHTPCKTEPSKFPFPTKDSHPFPSGHKRGSSSKSSSSHQPKACDDQPTNLEDDLKLSSSEDSDGEQDSAKNASRNTSASNNSEGADQSRDDSSSHSGSESSSGSDSESESSTTDSEANEHPRPASPEPEQPMANKWQLDNWFKKAKQFSPASPVDNNVPTKCKKEGRDNGSGRGYGSQGGGSKDSTAPTPSRDLRAAQKGAEGGRGRQKSPAQSEGGTNARRSVGKKQPKKSEKPPVVEEPKGGLRVESEPAPEIPPHRPKAATKGSRKPSIKKEPKSSPRPTAPAVTNTADKRKAKAPTKTSQKSREFVDTDSSSSDSEGNDSIPSSSQTPKYTESIRTPVCVFSPMEEKEVLSPLSDPEERYPARQPQQQVLLVKIDLSLLSRIPGRPYKEPVEIKVERDDSLDRDSKDFSKQTTDKSSSKAKRKHKNDEEGTKPESKRCKLEEKSLSHHKNSSKESKRSLEKKEEPVPSPSMSGLQRTPKAEHPSRKRTVSQSSTSLSSGTGSGKEGSHSTKGNSTSKHRKGEDKGRSTRDGKEKSSKGCDNQLAVPPLSTDGSKSQRSKLVFEDRVHSADHYLQEAKKLKHNADALVLSMMSKKNKKQNIKAFVTGSLKDEQLDRFEKAVYYLDAVVSFIECGNALEKSAQEAKSPFPMYAETVELIKYTMKLKSYMAPDATSADKRLAVLCLRCQSLLYLRLFKLRKDSALKYSKTLTEHLKNSLSNTQAPSPGMGNKAAGMPSPVSPKLSPGTAGGYSSVSSSSSTSSSVTIPQRIHQMAASYVQVTSNFLYATEVWDQAEQLSKEQKEFFLELDKVMGPLIFNTSSMTELVRYTRQGLHWLRLDAKLIP; encoded by the exons ATGGCCTCTCAGTCAGG CAACATGAACCGTGAGGACCGGAATGTGCTCcgaatgaaagaaagagaaaggagaaatcAAGAAATccagcagggaggaggagaggcctTTCCAGCGAATTCCCCTCTCTTTCCTGAACCCTACAAAGTG tCCAGCAAGGAAGATAAACTGTCCAGCCGTATTCAGAGCATGCTGGGCAATTACGACGAGATGAAAGAGCCGATTGGTGACACACTTCCAAAGCTTGGCGGTAAACCTTCTAACAGCTCGTCTTCCTCTGAGGAGAAATCGGGCCCACCTTTATTTGGCGGGGACCAGCGTGGTGTCGGTAGTGGTGGCAGCAGCCAGAGCAGTAAGTGGACTCCTGTCGGCCCCGCAGCGGGTGGATCTTCATCCGGGTCCCAGAAACGCTCAGGACTTCAAGGAGGGCACAGCAGCCAGAGGGGCAGCGGAGGCAGTagcggcagcagcagtagcCAAAGACACGGAGGGGAGGTGCGGGAAAAGAAGTCTAGTAAACACGGTGGAGGGTCAGAGCACTCAAAGTCACACACATCAAGTCCGGCGAAGGGCTCTCTGAGTTCCTCCAGCAGCAACAGCCACTTGCGGAGCTCCTTGTCTGCCGAGCAGCATCATAGCAAGGAGCGCTACCGCTCCAAGTCCCCACGCGACAGAGAGGCCAACTGGGACTCGCCCTCGCGGGTTCACACCTCTTTCCCCAGTGGACAGCACTCAAGTCAGGCTTTTCCCCCATCTCTCATGTCCAAGCCCGGCTCCATGCTGCAGAAGCCCACAGCTTATGTGCGGCCTATGGACGGCCAGGAAACGGCAGAACCCAAGAGCTCACAAGCAGAAAGCTACAGTGGACAGTCGCACAGCAGCACCATGGGAGAGATGAAGTCGAACAGCAAGACCTCACTTTCCAAACTCAAGATCCCCTCACAGCCTGTAGAG GGAGCAGGCGATGCCAACTGTGTCGATGAGATTCTGAAG gaaATGACTCAGTCGTGGCCCCCACCGCTGACAGCCATCCACACCCCCTGCAAAACAGAGCCCTCCAAGTTTCCTTTCCCGACCAAG GACTCTCACCCTTTTCCAAGTGGACACA agcGAGGCAGTTCTTCAAAGAGCTCCAGCAGCCACCAGCCCAAAGCTTGTGATGACCAGCCCAC GAATCTGGAAGATGACCTGAAGCTAAGCAGCAGTGAGGACAGTGATGGAGAACAGGACTCTGCCAAGAATGCCTCAAGGAACACATCAGCAAG CAATAACAGTGAAGGAGCGGATCAATCGAGGGATGACTCGAGCAGCCACAGCGGCTCAGAGAGCAGCTCAGGCTCCGACAGCGAGAGCGAAAGCAGCACCACAGACAGTGAAGCCAATGAGCACCCGCGGCCTGCCTCTCCTGAA CCTGAACAACCCATGGCCAACAAGTGGCAGCTTGACAACTGGTTCAAGAAGGCCAAGCAGTTCTCACCAGCCTCTCCAGTGGACAATAATGTTCCAACCAAGTGCAAGAAAGAGGGCAGAGATAACGGTTCAGGACGCGGCTATGGTAGCCAGGGAGGGGGGTCAAAAGACTCGACGGCGCCCACCCCAAGCAGGGACCTACGGGCGGCACAAAAGGGTGCAGAGGGTGGTCGTGGCCGTCAAAAATCCCCCGCCCAGAGTGAGGGAGGTACAAACGCGCGAAGGAGTGTGGGTAAAAAACAGCCTAAAAAGTCTGAGAAGCCCCCAGTAGTGGAGGAACCCAAGGGAGGTCTGCGAGTAGAGAGTGAGCCGGCTCCGGAGATACCTCCTCATCGGCCCAAAGCTGCTACTAAAGGTTCCCGCAAACCAAGCATCAAAAAAGAACCTAAGTCTTCTCCGAGGCCCACTGCACCGGCTGTCACAAACACTGCAGATAAACGCAAGGCCAAGGCACCCACCAAGACTTCCCAGAAGTCTCGTGAGTTTGTTGATACAGACTCTTCATCATCAGACTCTGAGGGGAATGACAGCATCCCGTCCTCGTCGCAGACACCCAAGTACACAGAGAGTATCAGGAcccccgtgtgtgtgttttctccaaTGGAAGAGAAAGAGGTGTTGTCTCCACTCAGTGACCCAGAGGAGCGTTACCCTGCAAGGCAGCCTCAGCAGCAGGTTTTACTAGTGAAGATAG ATCTCAGCTTGCTGTCTAGGATCCCAGGGCGGCCCTACAAGGAGCCTGTAGAGATAAAAGTGGAGAGGGACGACTCTCTAGACAGGGACAGCAAAGACTTCAGCAAGCAGACAACTGACAAGAGCTCTAGTAAAGCCAAGAGGAAACACAAG aATGACGAAGAAGGCACCAAGCCAGAGAGTAAGCGATGCAAGCTAGAGGAGAAGTCCCTATCTCATCATAAAAACAGCAGTAAAGA ATCTAAGAGGTCTttggagaagaaagaggagccAGTCCCCTCTCCTTCCATGTCAGGTCTTCAGCGGACGCCCAAGGCAGAGCATCCGAGTCGAAAAAGGACAGTCAGCCAGTCCTCCACCTCTTTGTCCAGCGGGACAGGAAGTGGAAAGGAGGGAAGCCACAGCACCAAGGGTAACTCCACCTCCAAACACAGAAAAGGAGAGGACAAGGGACGCAGCACGCGTGATGGCAAG GAGAAATCCTCAAAGGGCTGTGATAACCAGCTGGCTGTGCCTCCGCTCTCCACGGACGGCTCCAAGTCTCAGAGATCCAAGCTGGTGTTTGAGGACAG GGTCCATTCAGCAGATCACTACTTACAAGAGGCCAAGAAACTTAAACACAATGCAGATGCACTG GTTTTGAGCATGAtgtccaaaaaaaacaaaaaacaaaacataaaagcttTTGTTACCGGGTCGCTGAAAGATGAACAG TTGGATCGCTTCGAGAAAGCCGTTTACTACCTGGACGCTGTCGTATCTTTCATTGAATGTGGTAATGCGCTGGAGAAGAGCGCCCAAGAGGCAAAGTCTCCGTTCCCCATGTATGCTGAAACGGTGGAGCTTATCAA ATACACTATGAAGTTAAAAAGCTATATGGCCCCAGATGCTACTTCAGCAGACAAGAGGCTAGCTGTGCTTTG CCTACGATGCCAGTCTCTCCTCTACCTGCGGTTATTCAAGCTGAGAAAAGACAGTGCACTAAAATACTCCAAAACACTCACCGAACACTTAAAG AATTCTCTGAGTAACACCCAGGCTCCCTCTCCTGGAATGGGAAA CAAGGCAGCGGGTATGCCCTCCCCAGTGTCTCCCAAACTGTCACCTGGCACGGCCGGCGGCTACTCatcagtcagcagcagcagcagcaccagctcGTCTGTGACCATACCTCAGCGTATCCACCAGATGGCTGCCAGCTACGTCCAGGTCACCTCCAACTTCCTGTATGCCACCGAGGTCTGGGACCAGGCTGAGCAACTATCCAAGGAGCAGAAAG AGTTCTTCTTGGAGTTGGACAAGGTGATGGGTCCTCTGATCTTCAACACCAGCAGCATGACAGAACTGGTGCGTTACACACGGCAGGGCCTCCATTGGCTGCGCCTGGACGCAAAGCTTATTCCCTAG
- the aff4 gene encoding AF4/FMR2 family member 4 isoform X5, which produces MASQSGNMNREDRNVLRMKERERRNQEIQQGGGEAFPANSPLFPEPYKVSSKEDKLSSRIQSMLGNYDEMKEPIGDTLPKLGGKPSNSSSSSEEKSGPPLFGGDQRGVGSGGSSQSSKWTPVGPAAGGSSSGSQKRSGLQGGHSSQRGSGGSSGSSSSQRHGGEVREKKSSKHGGGSEHSKSHTSSPAKGSLSSSSSNSHLRSSLSAEQHHSKERYRSKSPRDREANWDSPSRVHTSFPSGQHSSQAFPPSLMSKPGSMLQKPTAYVRPMDGQETAEPKSSQAESYSGQSHSSTMGEMKSNSKTSLSKLKIPSQPVEGAGDANCVDEILKEMTQSWPPPLTAIHTPCKTEPSKFPFPTKDSHPFPSGHKRGSSSKSSSSHQPKACDDQPTNLEDDLKLSSSEDSDGEQDSAKNASRNTSASNNSEGADQSRDDSSSHSGSESSSGSDSESESSTTDSEANEHPRPASPEPEQPMANKWQLDNWFKKAKQFSPASPVDNNVPTKCKKEGRDNGSGRGYGSQGGGSKDSTAPTPSRDLRAAQKGAEGGRGRQKSPAQSEGGTNARRSVGKKQPKKSEKPPVVEEPKGGLRVESEPAPEIPPHRPKAATKGSRKPSIKKEPKSSPRPTAPAVTNTADKRKAKAPTKTSQKSREFVDTDSSSSDSEGNDSIPSSSQTPKYTESIRTPVCVFSPMEEKEVLSPLSDPEERYPARQPQQQVLLVKIDLSLLSRIPGRPYKEPVEIKVERDDSLDRDSKDFSKQTTDKSSSKAKRKHKNDEEGTKPESKRCKLEEKSLSHHKNSSKESKRSLEKKEEPVPSPSMSGLQRTPKAEHPSRKRTVSQSSTSLSSGTGSGKEGSHSTKGNSTSKHRKGEDKGRSTRDGKEKSSKGCDNQLAVPPLSTDGSKSQRSKLVFEDRVHSADHYLQEAKKLKHNADALLDRFEKAVYYLDAVVSFIECGNALEKSAQEAKSPFPMYAETVELIKYTMKLKSYMAPDATSADKRLAVLCLRCQSLLYLRLFKLRKDSALKYSKTLTEHLKNSLSNTQAPSPGMGNKAAGMPSPVSPKLSPGTAGGYSSVSSSSSTSSSVTIPQRIHQMAASYVQVTSNFLYATEVWDQAEQLSKEQKEFFLELDKVMGPLIFNTSSMTELVRYTRQGLHWLRLDAKLIP; this is translated from the exons ATGGCCTCTCAGTCAGG CAACATGAACCGTGAGGACCGGAATGTGCTCcgaatgaaagaaagagaaaggagaaatcAAGAAATccagcagggaggaggagaggcctTTCCAGCGAATTCCCCTCTCTTTCCTGAACCCTACAAAGTG tCCAGCAAGGAAGATAAACTGTCCAGCCGTATTCAGAGCATGCTGGGCAATTACGACGAGATGAAAGAGCCGATTGGTGACACACTTCCAAAGCTTGGCGGTAAACCTTCTAACAGCTCGTCTTCCTCTGAGGAGAAATCGGGCCCACCTTTATTTGGCGGGGACCAGCGTGGTGTCGGTAGTGGTGGCAGCAGCCAGAGCAGTAAGTGGACTCCTGTCGGCCCCGCAGCGGGTGGATCTTCATCCGGGTCCCAGAAACGCTCAGGACTTCAAGGAGGGCACAGCAGCCAGAGGGGCAGCGGAGGCAGTagcggcagcagcagtagcCAAAGACACGGAGGGGAGGTGCGGGAAAAGAAGTCTAGTAAACACGGTGGAGGGTCAGAGCACTCAAAGTCACACACATCAAGTCCGGCGAAGGGCTCTCTGAGTTCCTCCAGCAGCAACAGCCACTTGCGGAGCTCCTTGTCTGCCGAGCAGCATCATAGCAAGGAGCGCTACCGCTCCAAGTCCCCACGCGACAGAGAGGCCAACTGGGACTCGCCCTCGCGGGTTCACACCTCTTTCCCCAGTGGACAGCACTCAAGTCAGGCTTTTCCCCCATCTCTCATGTCCAAGCCCGGCTCCATGCTGCAGAAGCCCACAGCTTATGTGCGGCCTATGGACGGCCAGGAAACGGCAGAACCCAAGAGCTCACAAGCAGAAAGCTACAGTGGACAGTCGCACAGCAGCACCATGGGAGAGATGAAGTCGAACAGCAAGACCTCACTTTCCAAACTCAAGATCCCCTCACAGCCTGTAGAG GGAGCAGGCGATGCCAACTGTGTCGATGAGATTCTGAAG gaaATGACTCAGTCGTGGCCCCCACCGCTGACAGCCATCCACACCCCCTGCAAAACAGAGCCCTCCAAGTTTCCTTTCCCGACCAAG GACTCTCACCCTTTTCCAAGTGGACACA agcGAGGCAGTTCTTCAAAGAGCTCCAGCAGCCACCAGCCCAAAGCTTGTGATGACCAGCCCAC GAATCTGGAAGATGACCTGAAGCTAAGCAGCAGTGAGGACAGTGATGGAGAACAGGACTCTGCCAAGAATGCCTCAAGGAACACATCAGCAAG CAATAACAGTGAAGGAGCGGATCAATCGAGGGATGACTCGAGCAGCCACAGCGGCTCAGAGAGCAGCTCAGGCTCCGACAGCGAGAGCGAAAGCAGCACCACAGACAGTGAAGCCAATGAGCACCCGCGGCCTGCCTCTCCTGAA CCTGAACAACCCATGGCCAACAAGTGGCAGCTTGACAACTGGTTCAAGAAGGCCAAGCAGTTCTCACCAGCCTCTCCAGTGGACAATAATGTTCCAACCAAGTGCAAGAAAGAGGGCAGAGATAACGGTTCAGGACGCGGCTATGGTAGCCAGGGAGGGGGGTCAAAAGACTCGACGGCGCCCACCCCAAGCAGGGACCTACGGGCGGCACAAAAGGGTGCAGAGGGTGGTCGTGGCCGTCAAAAATCCCCCGCCCAGAGTGAGGGAGGTACAAACGCGCGAAGGAGTGTGGGTAAAAAACAGCCTAAAAAGTCTGAGAAGCCCCCAGTAGTGGAGGAACCCAAGGGAGGTCTGCGAGTAGAGAGTGAGCCGGCTCCGGAGATACCTCCTCATCGGCCCAAAGCTGCTACTAAAGGTTCCCGCAAACCAAGCATCAAAAAAGAACCTAAGTCTTCTCCGAGGCCCACTGCACCGGCTGTCACAAACACTGCAGATAAACGCAAGGCCAAGGCACCCACCAAGACTTCCCAGAAGTCTCGTGAGTTTGTTGATACAGACTCTTCATCATCAGACTCTGAGGGGAATGACAGCATCCCGTCCTCGTCGCAGACACCCAAGTACACAGAGAGTATCAGGAcccccgtgtgtgtgttttctccaaTGGAAGAGAAAGAGGTGTTGTCTCCACTCAGTGACCCAGAGGAGCGTTACCCTGCAAGGCAGCCTCAGCAGCAGGTTTTACTAGTGAAGATAG ATCTCAGCTTGCTGTCTAGGATCCCAGGGCGGCCCTACAAGGAGCCTGTAGAGATAAAAGTGGAGAGGGACGACTCTCTAGACAGGGACAGCAAAGACTTCAGCAAGCAGACAACTGACAAGAGCTCTAGTAAAGCCAAGAGGAAACACAAG aATGACGAAGAAGGCACCAAGCCAGAGAGTAAGCGATGCAAGCTAGAGGAGAAGTCCCTATCTCATCATAAAAACAGCAGTAAAGA ATCTAAGAGGTCTttggagaagaaagaggagccAGTCCCCTCTCCTTCCATGTCAGGTCTTCAGCGGACGCCCAAGGCAGAGCATCCGAGTCGAAAAAGGACAGTCAGCCAGTCCTCCACCTCTTTGTCCAGCGGGACAGGAAGTGGAAAGGAGGGAAGCCACAGCACCAAGGGTAACTCCACCTCCAAACACAGAAAAGGAGAGGACAAGGGACGCAGCACGCGTGATGGCAAG GAGAAATCCTCAAAGGGCTGTGATAACCAGCTGGCTGTGCCTCCGCTCTCCACGGACGGCTCCAAGTCTCAGAGATCCAAGCTGGTGTTTGAGGACAG GGTCCATTCAGCAGATCACTACTTACAAGAGGCCAAGAAACTTAAACACAATGCAGATGCACTG TTGGATCGCTTCGAGAAAGCCGTTTACTACCTGGACGCTGTCGTATCTTTCATTGAATGTGGTAATGCGCTGGAGAAGAGCGCCCAAGAGGCAAAGTCTCCGTTCCCCATGTATGCTGAAACGGTGGAGCTTATCAA ATACACTATGAAGTTAAAAAGCTATATGGCCCCAGATGCTACTTCAGCAGACAAGAGGCTAGCTGTGCTTTG CCTACGATGCCAGTCTCTCCTCTACCTGCGGTTATTCAAGCTGAGAAAAGACAGTGCACTAAAATACTCCAAAACACTCACCGAACACTTAAAG AATTCTCTGAGTAACACCCAGGCTCCCTCTCCTGGAATGGGAAA CAAGGCAGCGGGTATGCCCTCCCCAGTGTCTCCCAAACTGTCACCTGGCACGGCCGGCGGCTACTCatcagtcagcagcagcagcagcaccagctcGTCTGTGACCATACCTCAGCGTATCCACCAGATGGCTGCCAGCTACGTCCAGGTCACCTCCAACTTCCTGTATGCCACCGAGGTCTGGGACCAGGCTGAGCAACTATCCAAGGAGCAGAAAG AGTTCTTCTTGGAGTTGGACAAGGTGATGGGTCCTCTGATCTTCAACACCAGCAGCATGACAGAACTGGTGCGTTACACACGGCAGGGCCTCCATTGGCTGCGCCTGGACGCAAAGCTTATTCCCTAG
- the aff4 gene encoding AF4/FMR2 family member 4 isoform X4, with product MASQSGNMNREDRNVLRMKERERRNQEIQQGGGEAFPANSPLFPEPYKVSSKEDKLSSRIQSMLGNYDEMKEPIGDTLPKLGGKPSNSSSSSEEKSGPPLFGGDQRGVGSGGSSQSSKWTPVGPAAGGSSSGSQKRSGLQGGHSSQRGSGGSSGSSSSQRHGGEVREKKSSKHGGGSEHSKSHTSSPAKGSLSSSSSNSHLRSSLSAEQHHSKERYRSKSPRDREANWDSPSRVHTSFPSGQHSSQAFPPSLMSKPGSMLQKPTAYVRPMDGQETAEPKSSQAESYSGQSHSSTMGEMKSNSKTSLSKLKIPSQPVEGAGDANCVDEILKEMTQSWPPPLTAIHTPCKTEPSKFPFPTKDSHPFPSGHKRGSSSKSSSSHQPKACDDQPTNLEDDLKLSSSEDSDGEQDSAKNASRNTSASNNSEGADQSRDDSSSHSGSESSSGSDSESESSTTDSEANEHPRPASPEPEQPMANKWQLDNWFKKAKQFSPASPVDNNVPTKCKKEGRDNGSGRGYGSQGGGSKDSTAPTPSRDLRAAQKGAEGGRGRQKSPAQSEGGTNARRSVGKKQPKKSEKPPVVEEPKGGLRVESEPAPEIPPHRPKAATKGSRKPSIKKEPKSSPRPTAPAVTNTADKRKAKAPTKTSQKSREFVDTDSSSSDSEGNDSIPSSSQTPKYTESIRTPVCVFSPMEEKEVLSPLSDPEERYPARQPQQQVLLVKIDLSLLSRIPGRPYKEPVEIKVERDDSLDRDSKDFSKQTTDKSSSKAKRKHKNDEEGTKPESKRCKLEEKSLSHHKNSSKESKRSLEKKEEPVPSPSMSGLQRTPKAEHPSRKRTVSQSSTSLSSGTGSGKEGSHSTKGNSTSKHRKGEDKGRSTRDGKEKSSKGCDNQLAVPPLSTDGSKSQRSKLVFEDRVHSADHYLQEAKKLKHNADALKLDRFEKAVYYLDAVVSFIECGNALEKSAQEAKSPFPMYAETVELIKYTMKLKSYMAPDATSADKRLAVLCLRCQSLLYLRLFKLRKDSALKYSKTLTEHLKNSLSNTQAPSPGMGNKAAGMPSPVSPKLSPGTAGGYSSVSSSSSTSSSVTIPQRIHQMAASYVQVTSNFLYATEVWDQAEQLSKEQKEFFLELDKVMGPLIFNTSSMTELVRYTRQGLHWLRLDAKLIP from the exons ATGGCCTCTCAGTCAGG CAACATGAACCGTGAGGACCGGAATGTGCTCcgaatgaaagaaagagaaaggagaaatcAAGAAATccagcagggaggaggagaggcctTTCCAGCGAATTCCCCTCTCTTTCCTGAACCCTACAAAGTG tCCAGCAAGGAAGATAAACTGTCCAGCCGTATTCAGAGCATGCTGGGCAATTACGACGAGATGAAAGAGCCGATTGGTGACACACTTCCAAAGCTTGGCGGTAAACCTTCTAACAGCTCGTCTTCCTCTGAGGAGAAATCGGGCCCACCTTTATTTGGCGGGGACCAGCGTGGTGTCGGTAGTGGTGGCAGCAGCCAGAGCAGTAAGTGGACTCCTGTCGGCCCCGCAGCGGGTGGATCTTCATCCGGGTCCCAGAAACGCTCAGGACTTCAAGGAGGGCACAGCAGCCAGAGGGGCAGCGGAGGCAGTagcggcagcagcagtagcCAAAGACACGGAGGGGAGGTGCGGGAAAAGAAGTCTAGTAAACACGGTGGAGGGTCAGAGCACTCAAAGTCACACACATCAAGTCCGGCGAAGGGCTCTCTGAGTTCCTCCAGCAGCAACAGCCACTTGCGGAGCTCCTTGTCTGCCGAGCAGCATCATAGCAAGGAGCGCTACCGCTCCAAGTCCCCACGCGACAGAGAGGCCAACTGGGACTCGCCCTCGCGGGTTCACACCTCTTTCCCCAGTGGACAGCACTCAAGTCAGGCTTTTCCCCCATCTCTCATGTCCAAGCCCGGCTCCATGCTGCAGAAGCCCACAGCTTATGTGCGGCCTATGGACGGCCAGGAAACGGCAGAACCCAAGAGCTCACAAGCAGAAAGCTACAGTGGACAGTCGCACAGCAGCACCATGGGAGAGATGAAGTCGAACAGCAAGACCTCACTTTCCAAACTCAAGATCCCCTCACAGCCTGTAGAG GGAGCAGGCGATGCCAACTGTGTCGATGAGATTCTGAAG gaaATGACTCAGTCGTGGCCCCCACCGCTGACAGCCATCCACACCCCCTGCAAAACAGAGCCCTCCAAGTTTCCTTTCCCGACCAAG GACTCTCACCCTTTTCCAAGTGGACACA agcGAGGCAGTTCTTCAAAGAGCTCCAGCAGCCACCAGCCCAAAGCTTGTGATGACCAGCCCAC GAATCTGGAAGATGACCTGAAGCTAAGCAGCAGTGAGGACAGTGATGGAGAACAGGACTCTGCCAAGAATGCCTCAAGGAACACATCAGCAAG CAATAACAGTGAAGGAGCGGATCAATCGAGGGATGACTCGAGCAGCCACAGCGGCTCAGAGAGCAGCTCAGGCTCCGACAGCGAGAGCGAAAGCAGCACCACAGACAGTGAAGCCAATGAGCACCCGCGGCCTGCCTCTCCTGAA CCTGAACAACCCATGGCCAACAAGTGGCAGCTTGACAACTGGTTCAAGAAGGCCAAGCAGTTCTCACCAGCCTCTCCAGTGGACAATAATGTTCCAACCAAGTGCAAGAAAGAGGGCAGAGATAACGGTTCAGGACGCGGCTATGGTAGCCAGGGAGGGGGGTCAAAAGACTCGACGGCGCCCACCCCAAGCAGGGACCTACGGGCGGCACAAAAGGGTGCAGAGGGTGGTCGTGGCCGTCAAAAATCCCCCGCCCAGAGTGAGGGAGGTACAAACGCGCGAAGGAGTGTGGGTAAAAAACAGCCTAAAAAGTCTGAGAAGCCCCCAGTAGTGGAGGAACCCAAGGGAGGTCTGCGAGTAGAGAGTGAGCCGGCTCCGGAGATACCTCCTCATCGGCCCAAAGCTGCTACTAAAGGTTCCCGCAAACCAAGCATCAAAAAAGAACCTAAGTCTTCTCCGAGGCCCACTGCACCGGCTGTCACAAACACTGCAGATAAACGCAAGGCCAAGGCACCCACCAAGACTTCCCAGAAGTCTCGTGAGTTTGTTGATACAGACTCTTCATCATCAGACTCTGAGGGGAATGACAGCATCCCGTCCTCGTCGCAGACACCCAAGTACACAGAGAGTATCAGGAcccccgtgtgtgtgttttctccaaTGGAAGAGAAAGAGGTGTTGTCTCCACTCAGTGACCCAGAGGAGCGTTACCCTGCAAGGCAGCCTCAGCAGCAGGTTTTACTAGTGAAGATAG ATCTCAGCTTGCTGTCTAGGATCCCAGGGCGGCCCTACAAGGAGCCTGTAGAGATAAAAGTGGAGAGGGACGACTCTCTAGACAGGGACAGCAAAGACTTCAGCAAGCAGACAACTGACAAGAGCTCTAGTAAAGCCAAGAGGAAACACAAG aATGACGAAGAAGGCACCAAGCCAGAGAGTAAGCGATGCAAGCTAGAGGAGAAGTCCCTATCTCATCATAAAAACAGCAGTAAAGA ATCTAAGAGGTCTttggagaagaaagaggagccAGTCCCCTCTCCTTCCATGTCAGGTCTTCAGCGGACGCCCAAGGCAGAGCATCCGAGTCGAAAAAGGACAGTCAGCCAGTCCTCCACCTCTTTGTCCAGCGGGACAGGAAGTGGAAAGGAGGGAAGCCACAGCACCAAGGGTAACTCCACCTCCAAACACAGAAAAGGAGAGGACAAGGGACGCAGCACGCGTGATGGCAAG GAGAAATCCTCAAAGGGCTGTGATAACCAGCTGGCTGTGCCTCCGCTCTCCACGGACGGCTCCAAGTCTCAGAGATCCAAGCTGGTGTTTGAGGACAG GGTCCATTCAGCAGATCACTACTTACAAGAGGCCAAGAAACTTAAACACAATGCAGATGCACTG AAGTTGGATCGCTTCGAGAAAGCCGTTTACTACCTGGACGCTGTCGTATCTTTCATTGAATGTGGTAATGCGCTGGAGAAGAGCGCCCAAGAGGCAAAGTCTCCGTTCCCCATGTATGCTGAAACGGTGGAGCTTATCAA ATACACTATGAAGTTAAAAAGCTATATGGCCCCAGATGCTACTTCAGCAGACAAGAGGCTAGCTGTGCTTTG CCTACGATGCCAGTCTCTCCTCTACCTGCGGTTATTCAAGCTGAGAAAAGACAGTGCACTAAAATACTCCAAAACACTCACCGAACACTTAAAG AATTCTCTGAGTAACACCCAGGCTCCCTCTCCTGGAATGGGAAA CAAGGCAGCGGGTATGCCCTCCCCAGTGTCTCCCAAACTGTCACCTGGCACGGCCGGCGGCTACTCatcagtcagcagcagcagcagcaccagctcGTCTGTGACCATACCTCAGCGTATCCACCAGATGGCTGCCAGCTACGTCCAGGTCACCTCCAACTTCCTGTATGCCACCGAGGTCTGGGACCAGGCTGAGCAACTATCCAAGGAGCAGAAAG AGTTCTTCTTGGAGTTGGACAAGGTGATGGGTCCTCTGATCTTCAACACCAGCAGCATGACAGAACTGGTGCGTTACACACGGCAGGGCCTCCATTGGCTGCGCCTGGACGCAAAGCTTATTCCCTAG